Proteins from a single region of Kluyveromyces lactis strain NRRL Y-1140 chromosome C complete sequence:
- the RRP8 gene encoding 25S rRNA (adenine645-N1)-methyltransferase (similar to uniprot|P38961 Saccharomyces cerevisiae YDR083W RRP8) — protein sequence MGLFKVEGWNLDSSKIEFDNAKKDGGKVKKSRKERKEYQQKLAEQRRNANSKESEPVEQEGLEEPTPAKQTEKPTKKRKIEEVEASQPVLATKKPLTALQQKMMAKLTGSRFRWINEQLYTISSENALKLIKEQPQLFDEYHDGFRSQVQSWPENPVDVFVEQIRARANKPVNAPGGLPGLKDKTIVVADMGCGEAQLALDINNFFKSHNKSAKKFQKKSCKVHSFDLKKANERITVADIRNVPLPDESCTIVVFCLALMGTNFLDFINEAYRILAPRGELWIAEIKSRFGDGKGEEFVNALKLQGFFHKNTDDSNKMFTRFEFFKPPQDIIEERKAKLERRQKFIEVETEKEELQKKREQIPEGKWLLKPCIYKRR from the coding sequence ATGGGTCTATTTAAGGTTGAAGGTTGGAATCTCGATTCCAGCAAAATTGAGTTTGACAATGCTAAAAAGGACGGTGGTAAAGTCAAGAAAAGTCGTAAAGAACGTAAGgaatatcaacagaaatTGGCTGAGCAAAGGCGTAATGCTAATTCAAAAGAGTCAGAGCCAGTTGAACAAGAAGGTTTAGAGGAACCAACACCTGCGAAACAGACCGAAAAACCAActaagaaaagaaaaatagaagaagtagaagCATCACAGCCAGTTTTAGCGACGAAGAAGCCGTTAACAGCATTACAACAAAAAATGATGGCCAAACTTACCGGTTCAAGATTCAGATGGATCAATGAACAACTATACACTATTTCTTCAGAGAATGCGCTAAAGCTAATAAAAGAACAACCCCAATTATTTGACGAGTACCACGACGGGTTCAGATCTCAGGTTCAATCCTGGCCAGAAAACCCAGTTGATGTTTTCGTTGAACAAATACGTGCAAGAGCAAACAAGCCTGTTAATGCTCCTGGTGGATTACCAGGTTTAAAGGATAAAACTATTGTAGTCGCAGATATGGGGTGTGGTGAAGCTCAGCTAGCTTTAGACATCAataacttcttcaagagTCACAACAAATCCGCCAAgaaattccaaaagaaatcttGTAAAGTGCATAGCTTTGACCTAAAGAAAGcaaatgaaagaataaCAGTTGCCGATATCAGAAATGTTCCCTTGCCAGATGAATCATGTACGATCGTAGTGTTCTGTTTGGCGTTGATGGGAACAAATTTCCTAGATTTTATTAACGAAGCGTACAGAATTTTAGCTCCTCGTGGAGAACTATGGATTGctgaaatcaaatcaagaTTTGGTGACGGGAAGGGTGAAGAATTTGTAAATGCCTTGAAACTACAAGGTTTCTTCCACAAGAATACTGATGACAGTAACAAAATGTTTACAAGATTCGAGTTCTTCAAACCACCTCAAGacattattgaagaaagaaaagcGAAATTGGAACGTAGACAGAAGTTTATCGAAGTAGAGacagaaaaggaagagctacagaagaaaagagaacaGATTCCAGAAGGAAAATGGCTACTTAAGCCATGTATTTATAAAAGGAGATAA
- the TVP23 gene encoding Tvp23p (similar to uniprot|P38962 Saccharomyces cerevisiae YDR084C TVP23 Integral membrane protein localized to vesicles along with the v-SNARE Tlg2p green fluorescent protein (GFP)-fusion protein localizes to the cytoplasm in a punctate pattern), which produces MDSARNFYKTILASSHPLILTIHLLGKAVPIVFYLLGSWFLSSTVQFIIVILTLAADFYFTKNINGRKLIQQRWWYDVSGEDTTTFRFESFKEYPDVAAAPINPIDSKLFWLSLYVAPTIWVVFGFLCLIKFQFVYLILVIFAGGLNLWNAYAYRLCDQWEPGHTAEAPLFQLPMLPSFANLDRVTRLQSFFTRS; this is translated from the coding sequence ATGGATTCAGCAAGAAACTTCTACAAGACAATTTTGGCATCTTCTCATCCTTTGATTCTAACGATCCACCTTCTGGGAAAAGCGGTGCCAATTGTATTTTATTTGTTAGGATCATGGTTCCTTAGTTCCACAGTACAGTTCATAATTGTTATTTTAACATTGGCAGCAGACTTCTACTTCACGAAGAATATCAATGGTAGAAAGTTAATTCAACAGCGATGGTGGTATGATGTTAGTGGAGAAGACACTACGACGTTTAGATTtgaatcattcaaagaatatcCAGATGTTGCGGCGGCCCCAATCAACCCAATCGATTCAAAACTATTTTGGCTGTCACTTTATGTAGCTCCTACTATTTGGGTGGTCTTTGGATTTTTATGTTTGATTAAGTTCCAGTTTGTGTATTTGATACTAGTAATCTTTGCAGGTGGTTTAAATTTATGGAATGCTTACGCTTACCGTTTATGTGATCAATGGGAACCTGGCCATACAGCCGAAGCACCATTGTTCCAACTTCCAATGCTTCCATCGTTTGCAAACCTCGACAGAGTGACCAGATTGCAATCATTTTTCACCAGGTCTTGA
- the AFR1 gene encoding Afr1p (some similarities with uniprot|P40095 Saccharomyces cerevisiae YER158C) has translation MSSFQFNDQSSIRSTSRGINQPTLLPRSTSTSDLFAFPSYSHSQKRLFQNSENGVELSKSVSIPNLALIPEHKAHHRLTPYQIQRSHMKQSFQFPNGESFTPRRQLPKSASSVSLHRQRSANSHPKITAMHRSSSMVTVSLPQYEDMSKKPSQLQNPHSRVNHLPTISNELLPSNTSRFGSLTTTPRSNTRAPSLCNTKAPNKSVLTASSLHFNRLQSHQSQVSISSFSNKQTASSNDSQSTETSIKEICDPGSATSTDLSDEELTKKILSSSVRTQKIVAESTAKASNDLLQVPSTIISFPQKCSSHHDNTHIDTATSGLTGPTPNVSIKKELVVSKIPISGNSNEKKEEKAKKSVESSPVKRSSSRLSSFFRKLFPLKKKARKEDIQEKVSAKTQWQKAVTSKPTTSKHIILPSESAEPPSLLDLETEDDIEDDGFKDLMDIDLVFDSLLLKSEQHQQNSDIALINQFNESTRISPPTVEPPLRSSKRPLLVKDYQGRLIHHHNNGQTTHSDRIIEHLHQNWKAVHFNAVVPSVVRSNDSSSPVSAKKCRFNEEIYVNDTFSPTEYLRSDKAFPESRKQLSKSRYIDGIKMELNEFKKREMLVHPNSSQYTHFFL, from the coding sequence ATGTCAAGCTTTCAATTTAATGATCAATCAAGCATTCGGTCCACATCAAGGGGTATCAATCAGCCTACACTACTCCCCAGGTCTACATCGACTAGTGATTTATTTGCTTTCCCATCGTATTCGCATTCCCAAAAGCgtttgtttcaaaataGCGAAAATGGTGTAGAATTGTCCAAATCGGTGTCCATACCCAACCTGGCTTTAATCCCAGAGCATAAAGCACATCACAGGTTGACTCCTTACCAGATACAGAGAAGCCATATGAAACAATCGTTTCAGTTTCCTAATGGAGAAAGTTTTACCCCAAGAAGACAATTACCAAAGAGTGCAAGCTCTGTTTCTTTACACAGACAAAGATCTGCTAACAGTCACCCAAAAATTACCGCTATGCATAGATCTTCGAGTATGGTGACTGTATCGTTACCGCAGTACGAAGATATGTCGAAAAAGCCATCCCAGTTACAGAATCCGCATTCGCGGGTCAATCATCTCCCAACAATTTCTAATGAGTTGCTGCCTTCTAATACTAGTCGATTTGGTTCTTTAACCACTACCCCAAGGTCAAACACCAGAGCACCTTCTTTATGCAACACAAAAGCTCCCAACAAATCAGTATTAACAGCATCATCTTTGCATTTTAATCGGTTACAATCGCACCAGTCACAGGTGAGTATCTCTTCGTTCTCCAATAAGCAAACAGCGTCCAGTAATGATTCACAAAGCACTGAAACTTCCATAAAAGAGATCTGTGATCCAGGGAGTGCAACCAGTACAGATCTCAGCGATGAGGAACtaacaaagaaaattttgTCATCATCCGTTAGAACCCAAAAAATAGTAGCAGAGAGCACTGCAAAGGCCAGCAATGATCTATTGCAGGTTCCTTCGAcaataatttctttcccACAAAAATGTAGCTCACATCATGATAATACTCACATAGACACTGCTACAAGTGGGTTAACGGGTCCTACTCCTAATGTATCTATCAAAAAGGAGTTAGTTGTCTCAAAAATACCTATATCAGGAAACTCGaatgagaagaaagaggagaaaGCTAAAAAGTCAGTGGAATCCTCTCCGGTTAAGAGATCGAGCTCCAGATTGAGTTCCTTCTTTAGAAAACTGTTTCCcttaaagaaaaaagcCAGGAAGGAAGACATTCAAGAAAAGGTATCTGCTAAAACTCAATGGCAGAAAGCGGTTACATCAAAACCGACTACATCAAAGCATATTATTTTACCATCTGAATCAGCAGAACCTCCTTCACTTCTTGATCTAGAAACAGAAGACGATATAGAAGATGATGGTTTTAAAGATCTCATGGACATCGATTTAGTGtttgattctttattgTTGAAGTCTGAACAACACCAACAAAATTCCGATATTGCGTTAATTAACCAATTTAATGAAAGCACAAGAATTAGTCCACCAACCGTTGAACCACCTTTGCGCTCTTCGAAGAGACCTTTACTGGTAAAGGATTATCAAGGAAGACTCATACATCACCATAATAACGGGCAAACCACACATAGCGATCGCATCATAGAACATTTGCATCAAAATTGGAAAGCTGTACACTTCAATGCAGTAGTTCCTTCAGTAGTACGTTCCAATGATTCATCTTCACCTGTATCTGCTAAAAAATGCAGAtttaatgaagaaatatacGTTAATGACACTTTCTCACCAACGGAGTATTTAAGGTCTGATAAGGCTTTCCCTGAAAGTCGGAAGCAATTGTCAAAAAGCAGATACATCGACGGAATCAAAATGGAACTGaatgaattcaagaagAGAGAAATGCTAGTTCATCCTAACAGCTCTCAGTACactcatttctttctatga
- a CDS encoding uncharacterized protein (similar to gnl|GLV|DEHA0E23727g Debaryomyces hansenii DEHA0E23727g and weakly similar to YHL016C uniprot|P33413 Saccharomyces cerevisiae YHL016C DUR3 Plasma membrane urea transporter expression is highly sensitive to nitrogen catabolite repression and induced by allophanate the last intermediate of the allantoin degradative pathway) produces the protein MGSISEAAAHGIVWPTYIVMLVCASLLAFWKFSDKPKTFLSANGTQRGVPLAFNFVASALGCGVLSAYPQIANIDGLQGLLVYSLAGSLPMFIFAFFGPIIRKKCPDGFVLTEWVIRRFGIICGWYLSACTIITIFLFMVSELASLKYAIESLTKIKALPVIIVECVVTTIYTSIGGFHISFITDTIQVSIVFILLIIVSCAMGSYVHIDKSLIAESGLLKASTLGWQLVYILTVAIFTNDFFMSGFWLRTFAARTDKDLMIGCSIAAVILAVFVTVIGVTGMIAVWAGYMPVADQENSGAAFFIVLTQMPGWVIGFVLAFVVMLSTCTLDSLQSALVSTISNDIFRNKLPIIWIRGIVVLIMVPVVVVGLIADDVLTIYLIVDLLSSSVVPILMLGLSSKFDFLTAWEIIGGGFGGLLSVWIFGTVYYDSPREGGKLLLIWNGLYADDWAAFGAFVVAPFGGLIFGFFVLFVRTIIVYIDCKKNNKPFDLYSKKFIYRHEGEVQSTTTDGDKKSFTSVERELETESVE, from the coding sequence ATGGGTTCTATTTCCGAAGCTGCCGCTCATGGTATCGTTTGGCCAACATACATTGTTATGTTGGTCTGCGCATCTTTACTTGCGTTCTGGAAATTTTCAGATAAACCAAAGACCTTTCTTTCTGCTAATGGTACGCAACGAGGTGTTCCATTAGCGTTCAATTTTGTTGCTTCGGCTCTTGGCTGTGGTGTTTTAAGTGCCTATCCTCAAATTGCCAATATTGACGGTTTGCAAGGTTTATTAGTGTATTCGTTAGCCGGTTCGTTGCCAATGTTCATCTTTGCATTTTTCGGACCAATCATCAGGAAAAAGTGCCCCGATGGATTTGTCCTCACTGAATGGGTCattagaagatttggaattatTTGTGGTTGGTATTTGAGTGCTTGTACCATCATTaccattttcttgtttatGGTCAGTGAATTAGCGTCTTTGAAGTACGCTATTGAAAGTTTaaccaaaatcaaagcaTTGCCAGTCATCATCGTGGAATGTGTTGTGACGACAATTTATACATCAATTGGCGGGTTCCACATTTCATTCATCACAGATACCATCCAAGTCAGTATCGTTTTCATCCTTTTGATTATTGTCTCTTGTGCCATGGGATCTTATGTGCACATCGATAAAAGTTTGATTGCAGAATCCGGTTTATTGAAAGCCAGCACATTAGGTTGGCAATTAGTCTATATCTTGACTGTTGCCATCTTCACTAACGATTTCTTCATGTCTGGATTCTGGTTGCGTACTTTTGCTGCTCGTACTGACAAAGATTTAATGATAGGTTGTAGTATCGCTGCGGTCATTCTCGCTGTATTCGTTACCGTCATTGGTGTTACCGGTATGATTGCTGTCTGGGCTGGTTATATGCCTGTCGCGGACCAAGAAAACTCTGGTGctgcatttttcattgtGCTTACGCAAATGCCTGGTTGGGTAATCGGGTTTGTGTTAGCATTCGTTGTCATGTTATCGACATGTACTTTGGATTCCCTCCAAAGTGCATTGGtatcaacaatttccaatgatattttcagaAATAAACTTCCTATCATCTGGATTCGTGGTATCGTCGTCCTTATTATGGTTCCAGTGGTCGTCGTTGGGTTAATCGCAGATGATGTTTTGACTATTTACTTGATCGTCGATTTACTTTCTTCGAGTGTTGTTCCAATCCTCATGCTTGGTCTTTCATCCAAGTTTGACTTCCTCACAGCTTGGGAAATCATTGGTGGAGGTTTCGGTGGTTTGCTCTCCGTGTGGATCTTTGGTACTGTATACTACGACTCTCCAAGAGAAGGTGGTAAGTTGCTATTGATCTGGAATGGTTTATACGCCGATGATTGGGCTGCCTTTGGTGCCTTCGTTGTTGCACCATTCGGTGGTCTTATCTTCGGATTCTTTGTTCTCTTCGTTAGAACGATTATTGTCTACATCGACtgcaagaagaacaacaaaCCATTCGACTTATACAGCAAGAAATTCATCTACAGACATGAAGGTGAAGTCCAATCCACCACCACTGATGGCGACAAGAAATCCTTCACGTCCGTCGAGCGTGAACTGGAAACTGAATCTGTAGAATAG
- the BUR6 gene encoding negative cofactor 2 transcription regulator complex subunit BUR6 (some similarities with uniprot|P40096 Saccharomyces cerevisiae YER159C BUR6 Protein that forms a heterodimeric histone-fold NC2 general transcription regulator complex with Ydr1p that binds to TBP and represses RNA pol II transcription during assembly of the preinitiation complex homologous to human NC2alpha), whose product MSEYDSGVSSDERGSSQAPDVGSTAVSSELGNLRENIASGDGVHDNNNGNNGMTVRSRDAEVFDKIKTHFPPAKIKKIMQTDEDIGKVSQATPVITGRSLEFFIALLVDKSSKVARDQGSKRISADIMKKTILTDEKFDFLREVILPQEQ is encoded by the coding sequence ATGAGTGAATACGATAGCGGAGTATCAAGCGATGAGCGTGGTAGCTCGCAGGCACCCGATGTGGGCAGTACAGCCGTATCTTCAGAGCTAGGCAATCTACGGGAAAACATCGCTAGCGGCGATGGTGTTcatgataataataacgGAAACAATGGAATGACGGTACGGTCACGTGATGCAGAAGTTTTCGATAAGATAAAGACGCATTTCCCACCGgcaaagatcaagaagattatGCAAACGGACGAAGATATTGGGAAAGTGTCACAGGCTACACCTGTGATCACGGGCAGGTCCCTCGAGTTTTTCATTGCTCTACTAGTTGACAAATCTAGCAAAGTGGCACGTGACCAGGGGTCCAAGAGAATCAGTGCAGATATTATGAAAAAGACGATATTGACCGATGAGAAGTTCGATTTCTTGAGGGAAGTGATACTGCCACAGGAGCAATAG
- the SSS1 gene encoding translocon subunit SSS1 (similar to uniprot|P35179 Saccharomyces cerevisiae YDR086C SSS1 Subunit of the Sec61p ER translocation complex (Sec61p-Sss1p-Sbh1p) involved in transfer of secretory precursors through the endoplasmic reticulum membrane endoplasmic reticulum protein that is part of the Sec61 trimeric complex and the Ssh1 trimeric complex), translated as MAKQNAQFDKLVETPLEFVKEGNQFLQKCKKPSKKEYLKIIQAVGIGFVAVGVIGYIIKLIHIPIRYLIV; from the coding sequence ATGGCTAAGCAAAATGCTCAATTTGATAAGCTAGTGGAAACTCCATTGGAGTTCGTCAAAGAAGGTAACCAATTCTTACAGAAGTGCAAGAAGCcttccaagaaagaatatctAAAAATCATCCAAGCTGTTGGTATCGGTTTCGTTGCTGTTGGTGTCATCGGCTACATCATCAAGTTGATCCACATTCCAATCAGATACTTGATTGTGTGA
- the RRP1 gene encoding Rrp1p (similar to uniprot|P35178 Saccharomyces cerevisiae YDR087C RRP1 involved in processing rRNA precursor species to mature rRNAs involved in rRNA processing) has product MENTLVKQLAGHRKETREQAFESLRKYLTTRNFQNAKQSQFDKLWKGLYYSMWHCDKPIPQQSLAYSLGELHLLYLKGKNQQAFIRFSKAFWKVICIEWYRIDHHRLDKFLLLIRRCLHFQIKYLHECEWEQALVDDYINKVLKKIPLSGDRKVYNGIPFHIIDILLDEWVKVCYGEEEDEEDNEDDKEEEIKEAVSKTPLSDFISIFQELSSDTNNIKILRDKIKEDLLKDQRLRAWDVLQSPEDEQEAEEEEAEEWHGF; this is encoded by the coding sequence ATGGAAAACACATTAGTAAAGCAGTTAGCTGGTCATAGGAAGGAGACCCGTGAACAGGCCTTCGAGTCTCTTCGCAAATATTTgacaacaagaaatttcCAAAACGCTAAACAATCCCAATTTGATAAGTTATGGAAAGGTCTATACTACTCTATGTGGCACTGTGATAAGCCTATTCCCCAACAATCCCTAGCGTACTCATTAGGTGAGCTACATTTGTTGTATTTGAAGGGGAAGAACCAACAGGCGTTCATCagattttccaaagcaTTTTGGAAGGTAATCTGCATTGAATGGTACAGAATTGACCACCACAGATTGGACAAGTTCTTACTTCTTATCAGAAGATGTTTGCActtccaaatcaaatatttaCACGAGTGCGAGTGGGAACAAGCATTGGTCGATGATTATATCAATAAAGTTCTCAAGAAAATCCCATTGAGTGGAGATAGAAAAGTGTATAATGGGATACCATTCCATATCATAGATATTCTACTTGATGAATGGGTTAAAGTCTGTTACGGcgaggaagaagatgaagaagacaacgaagatgataaggaagaagaaatcaaagaagctGTTTCCAAAACACCGCTAAGTGATTTCATCAGCATTTTCCAGGAACTAAGTTCTGATACAAACAACATCAAAATCCTCAGAgacaaaatcaaagaagatctaCTCAAGGACCAAAGACTCCGTGCATGGGATGTTTTGCAATCaccagaagatgaacaagaagccgaagaagaggaagcGGAAGAATGGCATGGGTTTTAA
- the RSR1 gene encoding Ras family GTPase RSR1 (similar to uniprot|P13856 Saccharomyces cerevisiae YGR152C RSR1 GTP-binding protein of the ras superfamily required for bud site selection, morphological changes in response to mating pheromone, and efficient cell fusion; localized to the plasma membrane; significantly similar to mammalian Rap GTPases): protein MRDYKLVVLGAGGVGKSCLTVQFVQGVYLDSYDPTIEDSYRKTMEIDNKVFDLEILDTAGVAQFTAMRELYIKSGMGFLLVYSVSDRQSLNELLELREQVLRIKDSDRVPIVLVGNKADLQDERVISVEEGIEVSSKWGKVPFYEASALLRSNVDEVFIDLVRQIIRNELESASNINNSQSRKFSQARTMGSSSMTELGNDDSNPSQERNNDIAGPSQVQRLVSRVQTKKDISSKPAADSNKHAKKKRKKSKKRSCVIL, encoded by the coding sequence ATGAGAGATTATAAATTGGTTGTTCTTGGAGCCGGCGGTGTCGGTAAGTCATGTTTGACAGTTCAGTTTGTGCAAGGGGTTTACTTAGATTCCTATGACCCGACCATAGAAGATTCGTATCGCAAGACCATGGAGATTGATAATAAGgtttttgatttggaaatcttGGACACTGCAGGAGTGGCACAATTCACAGCTATGAGAGAATTGTATATCAAATCTGGAATGGGGTTCTTGTTGGTGTATTCTGTCAGTGATCGTCAGTCATTAAATGAGCTGCTCGAGTTACGAGAACAAGTATTGCGGATTAAAGATTCCGATCGTGTCCCCATTGTGCTCGTTGGTAATAAGGCAGACTTACAAGATGAACGTGTAATTTCAGTAGAAGAGGGAATCGAAGTCAGTAGTAAATGGGGCAAAGTACCATTTTACGAAGCTAGTGCACTACTCAGAAGTAATGTCGATGAAGTATTTATTGATCTTGTAAGACAAATTATCAGAAACGAGTTAGAATCTGCATCTAACATCAATAACAGTCAATCTAGAAAATTTAGCCAAGCTCGTACGATGGGAAGTAGTTCAATGACAGAACTGGGAAACGACGATTCAAACCCTTCTCAAGAACGAAATAATGACATTGCGGGTCCAAGTCAAGTTCAACGATTAGTTTCAAGAGTCCAAACCAAGAAGGATATTAGCTCAAAACCAGCAGCTGATTCAAATAAACATGCTAAGAAGAAACGGAAAAAGAGTAAGAAACGGTCTTGTGTAATATTATAA
- a CDS encoding uncharacterized protein (similar to uniprot|Q754A8 Ashbya gossypii AFR164W AFR164Wp and some similarites with YGL105W uniprot|P46672 Saccharomyces cerevisiae YGL105W ARC1 Protein that binds tRNA and methionyl- and glutamyl-tRNA synthetases (Mes1p and Gus1p) delivering tRNA to them stimulating catalysis and ensuring their localization to the cytoplasm also binds quadruplex nucleic acids): MFLQGVVKRLVRDFHVSRICNEAKRFPFELLNLKVGKFQQVALHPNSEKMYVSQVELGNGSVKQICSGIRQYIPRDQLQDKLCIVVDNIKKCKLRGEPSEAMILCGEHTDAGSGITSVKLAYPVAESLEQSAQLVGQQVVIDLDQKITDRKIKPKKWDCISSSLYTNGNGEIVFQQGDSSEKQLFVKLGDQLIPVRVDGLPEHSTVR; the protein is encoded by the coding sequence ATGTTTCTACAAGGAGTTGTGAAGCGATTGGTACGGGATTTCCATGTTAGCAGGATTTGCAATGAGGCAAAACGGTTTCCTTTCGAGCTATTGAACTTGAAGGTTGGGAAATTCCAACAAGTAGCATTGCATCCCAATTCGGAGAAAATGTACGTTTCTCAAGTGGAATTGGGGAATGGATCTGTGAAACAGATCTGTAGTGGGATCAGACAATACATTCCGAGAGATCAGTTACAGGATAAGTTATGCATAGTGGTAGATAATATAAAAAAATGTAAACTCAGAGGAGAACCCAGCGAAGCAATGATATTGTGCGGTGAACATACAGATGCCGGATCTGGAATAACGTCTGTGAAACTTGCATATCCTGTGGCTGAATCCCTGGAACAATCGGCACAGTTAGTGGGGCAACAGGTAGTTATTGATCTAGATCAAAAGATCACCGATAGGAAGATTAAACCTAAGAAATGGGACTGCATTTCATCCAGTTTGTATACGAATGGAAATGGTGAAATTGTATTCCAGCAAGGGGACAGTTCGGAAAAACAGCTGTTTGTGAAATTAGGGGACCAGTTAATTCCAGTCAGAGTTGACGGCCTTCCTGAGCATAGTACAGTGCGGTGA
- a CDS encoding uncharacterized protein (conserved hypothetical protein) — protein MVELSTPVKSWNFLRKQNCNRRVAGSIPVRFIFNFFISSTSDRVEMVNHTQAFTNSTSMDIYTGYFWVICLYSSILFTK, from the coding sequence ATGGTAGAGCTTTCGACTCCAGTTAAATCCTGGAATTTTCTgaggaaacaaaattgcAATCGAAGGGTTGCAGGTTCAATTCCTGTCcgtttcatttttaatttttttatttcatctACTTCGGACAGGGTGGAAATGGTAAACCACACGCAAGCCTTTACTAACTCTACTAGTATGGATATTTACACAGGATACTTTTGGGTAATTTGTCTGTACAGCTCAATTTTATTTACAAAATGA